One segment of Niveibacterium microcysteis DNA contains the following:
- a CDS encoding nickel/cobalt efflux transporter: MTDFSTLLQQGAANAWLFIPSAILLGALHGLEPGHSKTMMAAFIIAVRGTLTQAVLLGLAATLSHTAVVWAIALGGLYFGQQWSAETSEPYLQVASAALIIAVAVWMLWRTWRHRPGSDHGHEHDHHHDAEKRIDTGHGVVRLEVFEEGVPPVFRMYAEGGRSWAADEVVVETERADGSRQRFAFVQREGFVESDQAIPEPHEFVARLSLGHAGHQHVFDVEFVEHDHHHHAVADYEGLDLAAPGYQDPHELAHANDIRRRFANREVTTAQIIVFGLTGGLIPCPASITVLLLCLQLKEIALGATLVLCFSVGLALTMVTSGVLAALSVKHVATRWSGFGEFARKAPYISGALILLVGLYLGVHGVTGLMH, encoded by the coding sequence ATGACTGATTTTTCGACCCTGCTGCAACAGGGCGCGGCCAACGCTTGGCTGTTCATCCCCAGCGCGATCCTCCTGGGGGCCTTGCACGGTCTGGAACCGGGCCATTCGAAGACGATGATGGCGGCGTTCATCATCGCCGTGCGTGGCACGCTCACGCAGGCGGTGTTGCTGGGCCTTGCTGCCACGCTGTCGCACACCGCGGTGGTGTGGGCAATTGCCCTGGGCGGCCTGTATTTCGGCCAGCAGTGGAGCGCCGAGACGAGCGAGCCGTATCTGCAGGTGGCTTCGGCGGCGCTGATCATTGCCGTGGCGGTGTGGATGCTGTGGCGAACGTGGCGTCACCGCCCCGGTTCGGATCACGGCCATGAGCATGATCATCATCACGACGCCGAGAAGCGCATCGATACCGGGCACGGTGTCGTGCGCCTCGAGGTGTTCGAGGAGGGCGTGCCGCCCGTCTTCAGGATGTATGCCGAAGGCGGCCGCAGTTGGGCGGCTGACGAGGTGGTCGTCGAGACCGAGCGTGCCGACGGAAGCCGCCAGCGCTTTGCGTTCGTTCAGCGCGAGGGCTTCGTCGAGTCCGATCAGGCGATTCCGGAACCGCATGAGTTCGTCGCGCGCCTGAGTCTGGGTCATGCTGGGCACCAGCATGTCTTCGACGTCGAGTTCGTCGAGCATGATCATCATCACCATGCCGTGGCCGATTACGAGGGGCTCGATCTGGCCGCGCCCGGTTACCAGGACCCGCACGAACTCGCCCACGCCAACGACATCCGCCGACGCTTTGCAAACCGTGAAGTGACGACCGCCCAGATCATCGTGTTTGGCCTGACCGGCGGGCTGATTCCCTGTCCGGCCTCGATCACGGTGCTGCTGCTATGTCTGCAGCTCAAGGAAATCGCGCTGGGAGCCACGCTGGTGCTCTGTTTCAGCGTCGGGCTTGCGCTGACCATGGTGACCTCAGGCGTGCTGGCGGCGCTGAGCGTCAAGCATGTCGCGACACGCTGGAGCGGCTTCGGCGAGTTCGCGCGCAAGGCGCCGTACATTTCAGGCGCGCTGATCCTGCTGGTTGGCCTCTACCTGGGGGTGCATGGTGTGACGGGTCTGATGCACTAG